aattgtggcaaggcacagatctggccaaggttacaaaaaaattctgctgcacttaaggttcctaagggcacagcggcctccataatcctgaaatggaagacgtttgggacgaccagaacccttcctagagctggccgtccggccaaactgagcaattgggggagaagagccttggtgagagaggtaaagaagaacccaaagatcactgtggctgagctccagagatgcagtcgggagatgggagaaagttcgagaaagtcaaccctccaccagtcggggctttatggcagagtggccagatggaagcctctcctcagtacaggacacacaaaagcccgcatggagtttgcttaaaaaaaaaaataaaaaaacctgaaggactccagcatagtgagaaataagattcctAGATAAGTCTAGGAAAAGGGGTCAAGCGAGGCGACACACTATCTCcgaagctatttacagcttgccttgaagaaatatttaaaaagctcaattgggacaaagaaggactaaaaattaacgccgcttatttgagccatcttcgttttgcagaAGACgacattttattctcctacaatgctgaacaactacagcgtcgtattcaggaattagagttagaaagccgtcgctcaggtctgaaaatgaacaaaagcaaaacgaaggtcatgttcaatcgttactgtccacaaaaagatatcaaaatggaggactaCGTCCTAGACGacaactacatctatttaggccaacttgtaacaatggatggaaatacaagcactgaagttgaacgccgcataaagcttgcctggcaggcttacggaaggcttagtgttatgttcaagaacaatcttcccatttgctggaaaagaaaagtggatggatagatgaaatcattaaacacaccggaatacactggcaaccaattgcaaaatgtcgtagtagttggaaacgtgtagaagaggccttcatcctgcagtggatagataatggctgatgatgatatatattatatatatatatatatatacacacacactgcaggatgaaggcctcttcttcatgtttccaactactacgacatatatgtgtgtatgtatatatacacatatacaagtAATAATAGTATTTACGAGGTGTTGCAATCCATAGCAAGTAAAATATTATTCTGTTTCAGTAGAGTGGTCTGAAGTAGTTCAACTAGATTACTAGAGGCCATGTGATCATTAAACTGTTGtactgcaatttttttcaagaatgtttgaaataaatggGAGCTTTGACAGCGACCGGCCTGTAATTGCAAAGATTCTCAGCGTCGAGGTTGGGTCTTTTGAGTAAGGGTCGAACAACGACTGTCTTGAAAGCCGCAGGTACAGCGCTGGAGGAGAGCGATGAATTTATAATATTTGAGATTGAGGGTGCTAAGATTAATAACAGCTCATCAACGAGTTTCCCAGAAAGAGGGTCGAGCAACCACGTAGTCTGTTTTGTGAGTCTGTTCAATACAAAAGCTGTATACAGAATAttccattttgattgacaccgtcatttaacaatatgttaattacttttatggttgtagtttgcagtggtggagAACTGGATGACATAACTGCCTCACATTCTAGCCACACGCTTAgtccgtaaacaaacacagtgcaactCAGCTTCTGGCAAGCTAGCCAGACGTTTGAAAGAAAGCTACAAATGTAACTTTAAACAGCTAGTCCCGGGGTCTTCAAATGtcaacctggaaaaaaaaaaaaaaaggcatcagTGTTCGGTGCTATATGGGCTCGCAAACAGGCGCTGGGGCCGTCCAATTCGCCGCCACCTCGCTCCGTACGCCGTGCGTGGTCATTCACGGCAGCGACACTTCAGGGATAGTTAACTGTTAGTTACGTTCGCTAAGGTCTTCTAATTCATCACCGACTTGCTCCGCGTGTGTGGGTCAACATAACAGAGATCCCTCGGGAAAGCTAACTGTTTGTTAAacacagcggcacacgttattcagcctgtGGCATGACTGTCTTGAAGTGACAGGTGAAGGTCGAGTGGGGAATCTTTTCAGCATATTCGAATTTTGGAGCCTCATTTTAAAGTACTtggtggtttttgtttttttttattcattcaaatttgacaggcttgttaacaacactcttctctgtggtgtgtcaaattactaagccatttttattttcactttacagcatAACTGCggaatgttacagtggtttagcTTAGTGTTGCAATTGTTTAGAATAATcttaaatgtagtttttaaaaataaatatagtttttaaaaataaaatgtgttgttgttttttgatgaacacttaggcctactatgctcttgtattgtattatatacCATTAACTGTTGTACCTATTTTTagtggtggtacttggtgtaaaaagcttTAGGAACACTGATCTATCTGATCTCTTCAGATTGTGAAATTTCCTGTTGCTCCGTATGCACGctctacagtggtgccttgaaatacgagtgacctgaATGACAAGTTTTTCGAGATCTGAGCAATCGTTCGCccgatgatttatttatttatttttgatttattctGGGCTTGCGAGCAAAAATCTGAGATGTAAGTACTGTATGTAGAGAACTCAACCCGGCTcagttcacaacaagcagcagtttggcagatagtgaccAATTCTTCATAAAGAGGCTTCAAAATGTTGGTTTTGCCgctcccagttgacgtttactgtcaaactatacATAAAACAAGCAAATAAGTTGGACTGGAAAACGTCATGGACatgctaatgaatagcatcgtCGTTGCGGTGGAATAATGCTCAGCAACAGATATTTCAACACAACTGGTGGagtaacacatgtagacatgTCTACTACTACTGTGGCTTACTGAGCAATTATGACAGTCCCCTGCATGCATGCACCTCTATATTATACTGCcgcaggtggccaaggtgaagacatcagaaggagcagcacaatgtccattgaataaAACAAGACATCAAAAACTGTTAAATTTCTCTGCATTCTATTTGAATTAcatcattacattttaatacaatacaataatacactGCCATTTCTCTTATTAAGAAACTATTATAAACATCTTTAttgttttgggggagggggctcTAACGGATGAAtgccattttcattcatttcaatggcgaAAGATGATTCCGAGTACGGACGGAACCAATTGAACTCAAGGCACCGCTATAGTTGAGTTATGTTTCCAAGTAGGAGCTCAAAAGATACACCATTAATGCTTGTCTACCATCTTTAACTACTGTCCGCTCTGACTGCTTGAACATTTGCTTTTGCCCAAGCTGCGCGCTCATCGCCGGCATATGAGGAGGAGCCCTGTCAAGTCTCAAATGGTGCAGCAGCTCTGGGCCCACATCACTCCCCTCCGGATACTGTACTCTATCAGAACACTCAACGTCACGCTGGTCCCGGTGCTTTCTGCAAAGACGCTGTCTCGTAAGGCGAGACAGTTTTTCgatgggagggggagggggagggggtggggggggggggtatgatttttgaaatgtacattttctggATGTTGGTGTTTGTCAACTTGCATCGATAAACACGCCGAGGAGACGAACTTTTCACGTGGATTTCTACCGGTATGTCCATTTCCATactatttttttctccaccaGATCTTAATGTTCagggaaataaaatgaaagaggATGCACAATATTTGTTCTAAAACAAAGTTTGACTCTAAAGAGGTTCCACTCAAGTTTGGCTCTCAATATGGTATTATTATATACCTCTCAAGTTCTACTCTATAACTAACAACAAATGAGACTTTAAACTTAAAGATACTTAAAGATGATGTCAATGAAAACTCTTCCAGTTTTATTTTACATCATGTTGAACCCCAAAGATGACACGCTGCATTTAGGACTCATCAAGTTTGACTCAACAGGATCCATTGTTATTTTACATCAGGACTCCTTCCAGCGTTATTGACTACAGGTCAACTTGAATTCTAAAGTCCTTGCTGTTATTCAATCAAGTTTGGTTGTATTTGTCCGATTAGGTTCCTTCTTTCTTGAATTATCTTTCCCCCAATTAAGTTTGCCCCCAGAGGTGGGAAGAGGTTATTTCAGCACTGATCAAATAGATTCATCGTGTCTCGTTAATCAAGTTTGCCTGAAAATATTGACCATTATTTTACACTAGTCAACACTAGTTAACCAACACTCCCCATACAAATTCCCCCCGGACAagaagttgatgattatttttcatggGGTATAAAACACAGTTCCATGCCCCTGGCAACAGCTTTGCATCCCACTTTGCATGCCACTGAGATCACCTAAAATTggattcattctttttttttttctctctctcctcatcTTTTAATGTCTGtatattgtattctgttatgtGTGCAGTGTGTTCGCCGGTGGTCAGTTGAGAGAGAGCAGAAAGAAAGCGCAAAGGGCAGCAAGAGAAATGCTTTACGTCAAGCAACGGGCGGACAAGCAGTGGCTCTTGCACTGCAGTTATAGTTACGTTAGCGTTAGGGCCCTAAAGCGTTttgaaaatgataaaaaaaatttatgtttAAGTCACCTCAGTATCATCCAAAACAACCAGAACtaatatgtttaaaatgttggtatttgtgatgtgttttttatATAAGTGCCCACACCCTCTTGTGGCTGCGTTCAGAATTCAAGCTCAGATTCAATGGGAGTCAGTGTACAGCTGCCACAATTGTGAGAAAgggcctctgattaaccccaaataaagtttcgCTGCTCTAGTGGGCTTTTCCTGATATttcttttgctttctagcagaagcgaGATGGTTTTGTGCCAACCcagactgctatttggaactgtttctTAATCCCTTTGACTAAGGCCCGTGTTCCAGTTGAAGAAAAATAGAACCAAAGCATGATTTTGCCACTGTACAatggtgttcttttggaaattagcagtgttgtgttcgctccaaacatacattttgaaatttctgcagctccttcaTTGTTGCACTCGGTCTCTTGGCAGCCCCCTTAACCAGTTTTCTTCTCGTCTTTTTATCATTTGGAGACATCCAGTTCACATTGTCTCAGTTGTGTGTTTTTACTTCCCTTCTCTAAaggttttcttattttctttttcaattgagttggaCAGGTtgttacaggcggcacggtggacgactggtcagagcgccagcctcacagttctgaggacccgggttcaatccccacccccgcctgtgtggagtttgcatgttctccccgtgcctgcgtgggttttctccgggcactccggtttcctcccacatcccaaaaacatgcataaattggagactctaaattgcccgtaggcatgactgtgagtgcgaatggttgtttgtttgtatgtgccctgcgattggctggcaaccagttcagggtatatataccccgcctcctgcccgatgacagctggaataggctccagcacgcccgcgaccccagtgaggagaagcagctcagaaaatggatgaatggatggatgaatgcaatACTCTTCTgtaggttataggtcacatgaattgtgaaaaatgattctcttggtctcatttttttgcaccacaaaaacctggcatttgaacaggggtgtgtcgactttttatattcacattacatttatatggttttcacCGTCACATCGGCCTTCTGAGATAAACAATGCGGATCGCCACGTAAATGAGTTTGAAGGCAGCCCCTCTTTCAATGTCACCACTGATCAAATTTGACATGGTGTCTCTTTTTCCCTATTTGTCTCTGAAGACTGGATTGCTAAAAATCAAGTTTGGTTTTAAAGTTGAATCTCTTCCTCTCTGTTCATGTCTAatgaagacccccccccccccccccccctccccattcCCATTTCAGGAGCAATGGAGTTTTCCAACACTTCCCAGAACAACATCTTTATGCACCATGACTACTTGGATGACTTCCTGCAAGACAATGAGACCAACTCCAGCGGCGCAGAACCCACCTCCGCAGGCTGCTTCCAGCTGCAGATCCCACAGGAGCTCTTCCTGTCACTGGGCCTCATCAGCCTGGTGGAGAATATCCTGGTCATAGTGGCCATAATCAAGAACCGAAATCTTCACTCGCCCATGTACTACTTCATCTGCTGTCTGGCCGTATCCGACATGCTGGTGAGCGTCAGCAACGTGGTGGAGACTGTCGTCATGCTACTGCACGACCACGGCCTGCTGGACGTGCAACCGGGCATGCTGCGCCACCTGGACAACGTGATCGACGTGATGATCTGCAGTTCGGTGGTGTCGTCGCTCTCCTTCCTGAGCACCATCGCGGCGGACCGCTACATCACCATCTTCTACGCGTTGCGCTACCACAGCATCATGACCATGCAGCGCGCCGTGGGCATCATGGCGGCGGTGTGGCTGGCCAGCATCACCTCCAGCATCTTCTTCATCGTCTACCACACGGACAACGCCGTCATCGTGTGCCTGGTGACCTTCTTCTGCTCCAGCCTGGTCTTCAACGCTGTGCTCTACCTGCACATGTTCCTGCTGGCGCACATACACTCACGCAGCATCACCGTCAACTTCCGCAAGAAGCGGCGTCCGTCCACCAGCATGAAGGGCGCCATCACGCTCACCATCCTGCTCGGCGTCTTCATCGTATGCTGGGGACCCTTCTTCCTGCACCTCATTCTCATCCTCACCTGCCCCACCAGCCCCTTCTGCAACTGCTTTTTCCGGAACTTTAACCTCTTCCTCATCTTGATCATCTGTAACTCGCTTATAGACCCTCTCATCTACGCCTACAGGAGCCAGGAGCTGCGCAAAACTCTACAGGAGCTGCTCCTGTGCAGCTGGTTCTTGGGTGTGTGACTCATATCGTGGAACCAAGAAGAACGACACAGCCACTGTTCCACCAAGTGTTGTAAGTTCATTTCGGGTCGGAACGAGAAACTCTGATCTGGCTCAGGAGCGGTAGCAGGTGTCTCTGCTACATACTTACACTCAAAAAGTAAACTGTTTACTTTATGTCAACCTGCTCAATGCAACAAAGCCGCACAAAAACTGAACTTACACTGTATTTTGCCTTTAACTCACACAATGTATGTTTCTGGGACAAAAATATGaagtcgttttgtttttttttgtttttgtttttttaattgtgacaTCAAGGTGACAGACTTGAACTCACCAATGAATTCAACAAAGATGGACTCTGTTTACAATGAACTTAAGCAGTTTCTAGTCCTGCCTCTCTCATACTAcactgtataattttttttaatgcgtatgtttttgttttcaatctaCTGTATTATAAACACGGGAGTAATAATTCTCTGTCACCCAGTCAATGAGCAGCAGTGTGTTAAGATGACTCCATGCTGAGATACCTTATAATGCAACTGCTACCACAACAAACgggtgcaataataataataataacaataataataataataaataagtaaaatagtgtatgtaaatgaaaaaaaaaaactcaactgaATGCTAACCCCAAAAGTAGTGAGTTAGAAACCGGTTCCATGGTGTTCTTTTAGTTGGTCACGAAAATAGCATTATCTTATTTAgggatttgtatttattttttgtctgacAAAATTCAATTTTGGCATCAAATATTCCTGACAAGTAGTCTTTTATTACTTGATCTTAATGACAAGCTTctcttttttgtgtgcgtgttgtcaGAGACTCAACTGTGACTGTTAAAGTGATGCACGTGAAGAACAGAGCCTGGTACGTCCGGCAATCTATTAAATGCATGTCTTTGTGGATTTGAAAGTCATTTCCACGCACATGTCCAGGCACTGCGACTCACAGCACATGACTCTCAACTTTCATATTTTGTTGGATGGAACGTCCTCAACTAAACTTTGCTTGTAAAGTGATCcaaattgctccaaaaaaaaaaggaaaagttgaACTGGAATTAAGAGCAATTATGTTGGGAAATAACATATTGTACTGCGATACCTGATAGATTTATGAAGCGAGATTGAGCCAGCCGCCACCAGGCCGTACCAAGATaagtatatatattgttttataataatacctagctatttttaaattcatatgAACCAGTGGCTGAAAAAAGCGAAGCATGGAGTCTAATGGGGGAAGTTCCCTTTCTGGTGCAGAAGGTCAATGAAAAGAGCCAACAGCCTCTCCAGTATCCACACGCTCTCCTTTATTCTTGCCCGTTTCTTTTATAGTATTATAATACAGCTATTAATGCGCTTTTTCCTTGACAAAGGCGACgatttaataaaataacacGTGGAGCCTCAAAACAGGAAATAGGGACACAGGAGTCACAGATTTTCTTTTGCAGCAAGttggtatactgtacatgctgtaTGTAGAAAGTGCCATAAAAACTCAAAGTACTCCTCAAATAAAGTTCCTCCAAATGTAGTAAtatgtttaataaaaaatgtgtttgggaTTTGAAGTAGGTATTTTGACTCTAAGTGATGTTCATAAGTCCATGTCCCCGGATAAAGTGTTTTttgatttgttatttgaagCTATAGACACCCTCAGAACTCCtcgagcttttattttggtatgtCCAGTTAGCCTAGTTTGAATTTGTATATTAGCCAAATATCTAATTTACCCGAAACAATTAAGtccaacattttacatttaggtgtaacatttaatatttgtatttgactAATACTCTGTATCTctaagttgacaaatattgttgaaaatgtgcaaaaaaaaaaaaaaagacttagatttttttttaaaaaaaagtgtttttaaacattgtttgacgctaaatgtaacaaaatgtttattttcagccGCTTTACAAATGGCACCCcatgtaaaaatacaaatatttttaaaaaaaagataaaatgcaTGTACGGTTCTTCATAAATGGAACTCTTTTAGATTACATTGATTTtactttttgcttttctttccttttaaaataagataaaaatgaTGTTTTGAATTTATCGCCGCAAATAAAACTCCTTGTATTttgctgtatttaaatgtaatattgtaTATAGGCAATTTCATTCAttgatgaatatttaaaattagaaatcatgaaaataaatgaaattatacattttctcaaatcatcccatttttaattgacaaaaaataaaaaaaagttgacaccATTTTCTAGTTGGATTTATTGATGAtggatattttttaatatgca
This sequence is a window from Phycodurus eques isolate BA_2022a chromosome 2, UOR_Pequ_1.1, whole genome shotgun sequence. Protein-coding genes within it:
- the mc1r gene encoding melanocyte-stimulating hormone receptor encodes the protein MEFSNTSQNNIFMHHDYLDDFLQDNETNSSGAEPTSAGCFQLQIPQELFLSLGLISLVENILVIVAIIKNRNLHSPMYYFICCLAVSDMLVSVSNVVETVVMLLHDHGLLDVQPGMLRHLDNVIDVMICSSVVSSLSFLSTIAADRYITIFYALRYHSIMTMQRAVGIMAAVWLASITSSIFFIVYHTDNAVIVCLVTFFCSSLVFNAVLYLHMFLLAHIHSRSITVNFRKKRRPSTSMKGAITLTILLGVFIVCWGPFFLHLILILTCPTSPFCNCFFRNFNLFLILIICNSLIDPLIYAYRSQELRKTLQELLLCSWFLGV